In a single window of the Suttonella indologenes genome:
- a CDS encoding porin, translated as MKKALIALSVAAGMIASAQAENTTTLYGSLGVETQVNKNNTDSIRSSITDNRWNLDTSSAKFGIKGTEDLNNGLQAFYKIEFGFDPNGGVDKTRYAYLGLRGNFGEVTFGKQDSLYKIVTNKADIFQNSFYGETTHYGAATGGSQIPKVISYVSRNMNGFQFGLAGVLDGNHDAVGFSDNKSFSAYQAGIWYAQNGFYVGAAYSSLDVQKGKSATLLSAAGNFRARTQPFDNSPSIDVVGIAAEYKNDQFKVAISAEHKSGNDVVGVSGPWGSNDASTPADFAAISQKRAAERLAWSDGEKYALAGEYYSGPNTFRAGFGLADLNEFSSNIYTYGLGYQYNFSNRTYTYVEGEYIDWNVNNIKNGYTVRVGLRHDF; from the coding sequence ATGAAAAAAGCTCTTATTGCATTAAGCGTTGCCGCAGGCATGATCGCATCAGCTCAAGCTGAAAACACCACCACTCTTTATGGTTCATTGGGTGTTGAAACTCAAGTTAACAAAAACAATACTGATTCTATTAGAAGCAGTATCACTGATAACCGTTGGAACTTAGATACTTCATCCGCTAAATTCGGTATCAAAGGTACTGAAGATCTGAACAACGGTTTGCAAGCTTTCTATAAAATCGAATTTGGTTTTGACCCTAATGGCGGTGTTGATAAGACTCGCTATGCCTACCTTGGCTTACGCGGTAATTTCGGTGAAGTAACTTTCGGTAAACAAGATTCGCTCTACAAAATCGTAACTAACAAAGCCGATATCTTCCAAAATAGCTTCTACGGCGAAACTACGCACTATGGTGCAGCGACTGGTGGTTCACAGATTCCTAAAGTGATCAGCTATGTATCGCGTAATATGAACGGCTTCCAATTCGGATTGGCAGGCGTATTAGATGGCAACCATGATGCAGTTGGTTTCTCTGATAACAAATCATTCTCTGCTTATCAAGCAGGTATTTGGTATGCACAAAACGGATTCTACGTAGGTGCTGCTTATTCATCTCTTGATGTTCAAAAAGGTAAATCAGCAACTTTACTTTCTGCTGCTGGTAATTTTCGTGCTAGAACACAACCGTTTGATAATTCACCAAGCATTGATGTAGTTGGTATTGCTGCCGAATACAAAAATGATCAATTTAAAGTCGCTATCAGTGCTGAGCATAAATCAGGTAATGATGTAGTTGGTGTTAGTGGTCCTTGGGGTTCTAATGATGCTAGTACCCCTGCTGATTTCGCTGCTATATCTCAAAAACGAGCTGCAGAACGTTTAGCATGGTCTGATGGTGAAAAATATGCCTTAGCTGGTGAATACTATTCTGGTCCTAATACCTTCCGTGCAGGTTTTGGTCTAGCCGATCTTAATGAGTTTAGTAGCAATATTTACACCTATGGTTTAGGCTATCAATATAACTTCAGCAACCGTACTTACACCTATGTTGAAGGTGAATACATTGACTGGAACGTTAACAATATAAAAAATGGCTACACTGTACGTGTAGGTCTGCGTCACGATTTCTAA
- a CDS encoding sulfite exporter TauE/SafE family protein, protein MLLAVATMLTAPLGVKLSHRLPADKLKKAFGIFLLCIVAKMIDKVFF, encoded by the coding sequence ATGCTTCTCGCCGTCGCCACCATGCTGACCGCACCGCTCGGCGTCAAACTCTCGCACCGCCTGCCGGCAGACAAACTCAAAAAAGCCTTCGGCATCTTCCTGCTCTGCATCGTGGCGAAAATGATCGATAAAGTCTTTTTCTAA
- a CDS encoding AbrB/MazE/SpoVT family DNA-binding domain-containing protein gives MAVQLKLTSKGQITLKKEFLQHLGADAGTVLDVEKLADGAIKISAKRPKKNSSFAEFAGLFSNHSGKQFTIEELNDAIADAYAEAGVQGISNK, from the coding sequence ATGGCTGTACAATTAAAGCTCACCTCTAAGGGACAAATCACCCTAAAAAAAGAATTCTTACAACATTTAGGCGCTGATGCCGGAACGGTGCTAGACGTAGAAAAACTTGCAGACGGGGCAATCAAAATTTCAGCCAAAAGACCGAAAAAAAACTCTTCTTTTGCAGAATTTGCAGGATTGTTTAGCAATCACAGCGGCAAACAATTCACCATCGAAGAATTAAACGATGCGATTGCCGATGCTTATGCAGAAGCAGGTGTGCAAGGAATTTCTAATAAATGA
- a CDS encoding type II toxin-antitoxin system VapC family toxin: MKVAIDTNILVRLFVIDDEKQHRQSLEILDQAENIIIPTTVFCETIWVLRRLYQQSNHDIYYKLSYFLTHPKLIYAQAEVEAGFAFMQEGGDFADGVNEYAGSQLGAESFATFDQKAIKLFKKLGKNIYSHS, translated from the coding sequence ATGAAAGTCGCCATTGATACCAATATTTTAGTCAGGCTATTCGTGATAGATGATGAAAAACAGCATCGGCAATCATTGGAAATTTTAGATCAGGCGGAGAACATCATCATTCCAACAACTGTCTTTTGCGAGACGATTTGGGTGTTGCGGAGACTTTACCAGCAATCGAATCACGACATCTACTATAAGTTGTCGTATTTTCTTACTCATCCGAAATTGATATATGCGCAAGCAGAAGTAGAGGCGGGTTTTGCTTTTATGCAGGAAGGCGGTGATTTTGCCGATGGTGTCAATGAATATGCCGGTAGTCAATTAGGCGCAGAAAGTTTTGCAACTTTTGACCAAAAAGCGATTAAGCTATTTAAAAAGCTAGGAAAAAATATATATAGTCATTCATGA
- a CDS encoding DUF2167 domain-containing protein, which translates to MKQATLIAPEGWTVLKPAEQNAFIQAEFGQELGRNILAVARKNGAQDVFALLEYRQTGYIENPSLQQINEQVLIQKANEDLQMMNQENGFSEAEKIRWKGFVLKPRFDEQHYVLDYGVELRFGDLPAVNLYRMQLLRDGVLILTLVGMSQDQLNFNGWQYRYDSAWNYRQYNPNRDRKAEGTLANLMLMNRFI; encoded by the coding sequence ATGAAGCAAGCGACCCTGATAGCCCCTGAAGGCTGGACAGTACTCAAGCCCGCCGAGCAAAACGCATTCATTCAAGCGGAATTCGGACAAGAACTGGGGCGTAACATCCTCGCCGTGGCGCGCAAAAACGGCGCGCAAGACGTATTCGCGCTATTGGAATACCGCCAAACAGGCTACATCGAAAATCCCTCATTGCAGCAAATCAACGAACAAGTACTGATTCAAAAAGCCAATGAAGACCTGCAAATGATGAACCAAGAAAACGGCTTCTCCGAAGCGGAAAAAATCCGCTGGAAAGGCTTTGTCCTCAAACCGCGCTTTGACGAACAACACTATGTGCTCGATTACGGCGTAGAACTGCGTTTCGGCGACCTGCCGGCAGTCAATCTCTACCGCATGCAACTGCTGCGCGACGGCGTGCTGATTCTGACCCTTGTCGGCATGTCGCAAGACCAACTCAATTTCAACGGCTGGCAATACCGCTACGACAGCGCATGGAATTATCGGCAATACAATCCCAACCGCGACCGCAAAGCAGAAGGCACGTTAGCGAACCTTATGCTGATGAACCGCTTTATCTAA
- the rnt gene encoding ribonuclease T — protein MTERKINRRFRGFLPVVVDVETGGFDRSKDALLEVAAVFVNFNAEGKLVPVDTLHYHVKPFAGANIDPESLKITGIDPFHPLRPALDEGKVANKLFGAIREYQKAQQCTRSILVGHNAQFDLGFINALAERTKYDRNPFHPFSALDTVSLGALAYGQTVLARIARQAGLEYDSSRAHGAKYDTELTAEIFCRIVNLWSEKYGELPFYEASDPDSP, from the coding sequence ATGACAGAAAGAAAAATCAACCGGCGTTTTCGCGGCTTTTTGCCCGTTGTCGTCGATGTGGAAACAGGCGGCTTCGACCGCAGCAAAGACGCCCTATTAGAAGTCGCCGCCGTCTTTGTGAACTTTAACGCCGAAGGCAAACTCGTGCCTGTGGACACTCTGCATTACCACGTCAAACCCTTTGCAGGCGCCAACATCGACCCCGAATCCCTCAAAATTACGGGCATCGACCCCTTTCATCCCCTGCGCCCCGCTCTGGACGAAGGCAAAGTCGCAAACAAACTCTTCGGTGCCATCCGCGAATACCAAAAAGCCCAGCAATGCACGCGCAGCATTCTAGTCGGACACAACGCCCAATTTGATCTAGGCTTTATCAACGCCCTTGCCGAGCGTACCAAATACGATCGCAACCCCTTCCATCCCTTTAGCGCCCTAGACACCGTATCCCTCGGCGCATTGGCATACGGGCAAACCGTATTGGCACGCATTGCCCGCCAAGCGGGATTGGAATACGACAGCAGCCGCGCGCACGGCGCCAAATACGACACCGAACTCACGGCGGAAATCTTCTGCCGCATCGTTAATCTATGGTCTGAAAAATACGGAGAACTGCCATTTTATGAAGCAAGCGACCCTGATAGCCCCTGA
- the pgsA gene encoding CDP-diacylglycerol--glycerol-3-phosphate 3-phosphatidyltransferase, with protein MAGLATKLTILRVALIPLFALFYYCHPESWGQWLALWVYVIACVTDYFDGYLARRMKEVSAFGAFLDPVADKLMVCVILVIVLSHFPEQWLLLCTLIIIAREIWISALREWMASMNMRDVVAVGKVGKWKTTAQMLALGFLIFREPFIGLPIWQIGQVLLIIAAALTLYSMLLYTQQAWQALNQTK; from the coding sequence ATGGCAGGTCTTGCTACCAAACTCACCATATTGCGCGTTGCCTTAATACCGCTCTTTGCGCTCTTTTACTATTGCCACCCCGAATCATGGGGACAATGGCTGGCCTTATGGGTCTATGTCATTGCCTGCGTGACCGATTATTTCGACGGCTATCTGGCGCGCCGTATGAAGGAAGTCAGCGCTTTCGGCGCCTTTCTCGACCCCGTGGCGGATAAACTCATGGTCTGCGTCATCTTAGTTATCGTCCTCTCGCACTTTCCCGAGCAATGGCTGCTGCTCTGCACTCTCATTATCATCGCACGCGAAATTTGGATTTCCGCCCTACGCGAATGGATGGCATCGATGAACATGCGTGATGTGGTTGCCGTCGGCAAAGTCGGCAAATGGAAAACCACCGCCCAAATGCTGGCATTAGGCTTTTTAATCTTCCGCGAACCCTTTATCGGTCTGCCCATTTGGCAAATCGGACAAGTGCTGCTGATTATCGCCGCCGCCTTAACCCTATACTCCATGCTTCTCTACACCCAGCAGGCATGGCAAGCCCTCAATCAAACGAAATAA
- the uvrC gene encoding excinuclease ABC subunit UvrC gives MSEQRRFDPKTFLSHVTTRPGVYQMRDAAGVVLYVGKAKNLRKRLSSYFRSQGLSGKTQALMKAVVDIDTTATASETEALILENNLIKAHRPKFNILLRDDKSYPFIHLSAHAFPRLSLHRGARKQGEYFGPYPNVQAVRHALDLLQKVFRVRQCEDSYFANRSRPCLQYQIERCYAPCVDYIAKADYAQTVAATRDFLKGRSDSLLQDLDQAMQAASHAQEYEQAARLRDQLMQLRKLTERQHMVAGAADADILAVVSDYGEVCVQALFYRDGHNVSSQAFYPKLPEPLPEAEVLAAFIGQFYHERLPPPQLILSHEPPDADWLMDYLSEKAGRKVQFSTQPREDRRRWLEMAQENAKMSLSLRLSGKMTMENRFRALAEAFHLPSIPQRLECGDISHMQGEYTIASCVVFDHRGALKSDYRRYKIQDIQPGDDYAAMRQMLMRRFTRLKNGEGIMPDIFFVDGGRGQLNQAIEVFAELGIQGVQLIGVAKGQGRKAGLEQFWFPHESQARYLPPDSQAMQLIVQIRDEAHRFAITGHRSGRDKKAKQSVLENIAGVGAKRRQALIRHFGGIQGVLAASSEEISRVQGISATLAQEIYASLHENG, from the coding sequence ATGAGCGAACAGCGCCGTTTTGATCCCAAAACCTTTTTAAGCCATGTGACTACCCGCCCGGGAGTGTACCAAATGCGCGATGCCGCCGGCGTTGTTTTATATGTCGGCAAAGCCAAAAACCTGCGCAAACGCCTCTCGAGCTATTTCCGCAGCCAAGGCTTGTCCGGTAAAACCCAAGCATTGATGAAAGCGGTGGTCGATATCGATACCACCGCCACCGCCAGCGAAACCGAAGCCCTGATTTTAGAAAACAATCTGATTAAGGCGCATCGTCCCAAATTCAATATCTTATTGCGCGACGATAAAAGTTACCCCTTCATTCATCTGTCGGCGCATGCTTTTCCGCGTCTGTCCCTGCATCGCGGCGCGCGCAAACAGGGCGAATATTTCGGGCCTTATCCGAATGTGCAGGCGGTGCGCCATGCCTTGGATTTGCTGCAAAAAGTCTTCCGCGTGCGCCAATGCGAAGACAGCTATTTCGCCAACCGCAGCCGTCCTTGCCTACAATATCAAATCGAGCGCTGCTACGCCCCCTGCGTGGACTACATCGCCAAAGCGGACTATGCGCAAACCGTTGCCGCTACGCGCGATTTCCTCAAAGGACGCAGCGACAGCCTGCTGCAAGACTTAGACCAAGCCATGCAAGCCGCCAGCCATGCACAGGAATACGAACAAGCGGCGCGTTTGCGCGACCAATTGATGCAATTACGCAAACTCACGGAGCGCCAACACATGGTGGCAGGCGCGGCGGATGCCGATATCTTGGCGGTGGTCAGCGACTACGGCGAAGTCTGCGTGCAAGCCCTGTTTTACCGCGACGGACACAATGTCAGCTCGCAGGCCTTCTATCCCAAACTGCCCGAGCCTTTGCCGGAAGCGGAAGTCTTGGCGGCATTTATCGGGCAGTTCTATCATGAACGCCTGCCGCCGCCGCAACTCATCCTTAGCCATGAACCGCCGGATGCCGATTGGCTGATGGATTATTTAAGCGAAAAAGCGGGGCGCAAAGTGCAATTCAGTACCCAGCCGCGTGAAGACCGCCGCCGCTGGCTGGAAATGGCGCAGGAAAACGCCAAAATGAGCCTTAGCCTGCGTTTATCGGGCAAAATGACGATGGAAAACCGCTTCCGCGCCCTTGCCGAAGCCTTTCATTTGCCGTCGATTCCCCAGCGTCTCGAATGCGGCGACATCAGCCATATGCAGGGCGAATATACCATCGCTTCCTGCGTTGTCTTCGACCATCGCGGCGCGCTGAAATCCGACTATCGCCGCTATAAAATTCAAGATATTCAGCCCGGCGACGACTATGCCGCCATGCGACAAATGCTCATGCGCCGCTTCACGCGCCTGAAAAACGGCGAAGGCATCATGCCGGATATCTTCTTTGTCGACGGCGGACGCGGACAACTCAATCAAGCGATAGAAGTCTTTGCCGAACTCGGTATTCAAGGCGTGCAGCTTATCGGCGTCGCCAAAGGGCAGGGGCGCAAAGCCGGCTTGGAACAATTCTGGTTTCCCCATGAAAGCCAAGCCCGCTACCTGCCGCCGGACAGCCAAGCCATGCAATTAATCGTACAAATCCGCGACGAAGCCCACCGCTTCGCCATCACCGGACACCGCAGCGGACGCGATAAAAAAGCCAAGCAATCGGTCTTGGAAAACATCGCCGGCGTAGGCGCGAAACGCCGTCAAGCCCTGATTCGCCATTTCGGCGGCATACAGGGCGTCTTGGCGGCAAGCAGCGAAGAGATTTCGCGCGTTCAAGGAATTAGTGCTACACTGGCGCAGGAAATTTATGCCAGCTTGCACGAAAACGGCTGA
- the kdsB gene encoding 3-deoxy-manno-octulosonate cytidylyltransferase: MTDIQIVIPARYAATRLPGKPLQLLAGEPMIVHTARRAAQSGLPVLVAYDDERIGAVLAQYGIAAIATSTAHENGTHRLSEVVQKKGWNDDTLIVNVQGDEPLLPPTLIRQVADCLIRHPEAAVATLATPFQSDESPASPNMVKVVSDMQGYALYFSRSLLPCVRDGGDFPYRRHIGIYAYRGKALRAYPQLAATPLEQAEKLEQLRFLEQGFRIAVDNVAQAPPAGVDSPEDAQRVDALLRATAD; this comes from the coding sequence ATGACTGATATTCAAATCGTCATTCCTGCCCGCTATGCCGCCACGCGCTTGCCGGGCAAACCCTTGCAATTATTAGCCGGCGAGCCGATGATTGTGCATACGGCGCGCCGTGCCGCCCAAAGCGGTCTGCCTGTTTTAGTCGCTTATGATGATGAACGCATCGGTGCGGTATTGGCGCAATACGGCATTGCCGCCATTGCCACCAGTACCGCGCATGAAAACGGCACGCACCGCTTAAGCGAAGTGGTACAGAAAAAAGGCTGGAATGACGACACCCTGATTGTTAATGTGCAGGGCGACGAACCGCTGCTGCCGCCGACTTTGATTAGACAAGTGGCGGATTGCCTTATCCGCCATCCCGAAGCGGCGGTCGCCACCCTTGCCACGCCTTTTCAGAGCGATGAATCGCCGGCATCGCCCAATATGGTAAAAGTCGTCAGCGATATGCAGGGTTATGCCCTGTATTTCTCGCGCAGCTTATTGCCCTGCGTGCGCGACGGCGGCGATTTTCCTTACCGCCGCCATATTGGCATTTATGCCTATCGCGGCAAAGCCCTGCGCGCCTATCCGCAATTAGCCGCCACCCCTTTGGAGCAGGCGGAAAAGCTCGAGCAACTGCGCTTTTTGGAGCAGGGTTTCCGCATTGCGGTGGACAATGTGGCGCAGGCGCCGCCGGCAGGCGTGGACAGTCCCGAAGATGCGCAGCGCGTTGATGCGCTCTTGCGTGCCACCGCAGACTAG
- a CDS encoding Trm112 family protein, with protein MDNNLLALLRCPIDGNPLELSDDGAYLINQAAQRRYPIENGIAMLLPEHAQNPASLPAPDEPQDD; from the coding sequence ATGGACAATAATCTGCTTGCCCTGCTGCGCTGCCCGATTGACGGCAATCCCTTGGAATTGAGTGACGACGGCGCTTATTTAATCAATCAGGCGGCGCAGCGCCGCTATCCGATTGAAAACGGCATTGCCATGCTCCTGCCCGAGCATGCGCAAAATCCGGCATCTTTACCGGCGCCTGATGAGCCGCAAGATGACTGA